A single genomic interval of Primulina huaijiensis isolate GDHJ02 chromosome 7, ASM1229523v2, whole genome shotgun sequence harbors:
- the LOC140981075 gene encoding uncharacterized protein, with protein MATKWMKSLHCKSKALDDVVHHRSSSTKTHPHLLSNSSSCKNSVQNLRDVVEITKQSKSKMLKRQKRRPQTPPSRRPVVKNLEPGLHPPDRTRPSITESSFFPSLTELPEGHASRNVVEIIFHTSWGDKHFSSRVEMVFKIHNLTRTIARFEEYREVVKCRASCSTVGGDGGEDHARSVADGNEMMRFYCLGATAPGGTCVGGSDILWAFHGGKGAAAVCTFSGSGMAHESAGGGGGRRAMLVCRVIAGRVRKQLDYESLIDGGNRFDSVSGETGGLLVFDSRALLPCFLIIYKL; from the coding sequence ATGGCGACTAAATGGATGAAATCTTTGCATTGCAAATCGAAAGCGTTAGACGACGTAGTCCACCACCGGAGTTCAAGCACCAAAACTCACCCCCATTTGTTGTCCAACTCTTCCAGTTGCAAAAACAGCGTTCAGAATCTCAGAGACGTTGTCGAAATCACCAAACAATCAAAATCCAAGATGCTCAAGCGACAGAAGAGACGACCTCAGACACCGCCATCGAGAAGACCCGTCGTGAAAAATCTAGAACCCGGTTTACATCCCCCTGATAGGACGCGTCCCAGCATCACCGAGTCATCGTTTTTTCCATCTCTCACCGAGCTACCCGAAGGCCACGCCTCGCGTAATGTGGTGGAGATAATATTCCACACCAGCTGGGGGGACAAGCATTTCTCAAGTCGGGTCGAAATGGTGTTCAAGATCCACAATTTGACACGTACTATAGCCCGGTTCGAGGAATACAGAGAGGTGGTGAAATGCAGGGCAAGCTGCAGCACCGTGGGCGGCGACGGGGGTGAGGACCACGCGCGGTCCGTAGCCGATGGGAATGAGATGATGAGATTTTACTGCCTGGGCGCCACCGCTCCCGGCGGCACGTGCGTGGGCGGAAGCGACATTTTATGGGCTTTCCACGGCGGCAAAGGGGCTGCTGCCGTTTGCACATTTTCTGGCAGCGGAATGGCTCATGAGAGTGCGGGAGGCGGAGGGGGAAGGCGGGCCATGCTTGTATGCCGGGTCATAGCGGGTCGGGTTCGCAAGCAACTGGATTACGAGTCTTTGATCGACGGGGGAAACAGATTCGATTCGGTAAGTGGGGAAACCGGTGGATTACTTGTATTTGATTCACGCGCCTTGTTACCCTGCTTTCTTATCATCtacaaattgtaa
- the LOC140980801 gene encoding protein INAPERTURATE POLLEN1 produces MLKSALFKSKKAATSKPFKIFYDEWFATLAGTLLPQLRRALSSVSTSPALLTAQVDAMHHHIRSYYETMDLAAVEDVAQCLYPEWRNSLEKPFLWLADLHPYLFTNLLRSFLDDQESEDGDVLDTIQEIRESREFLDERWHVAVAWRSPSKALTTRVDQIECGLRLMVPALVARARHAQMKLVRSVGAEWGRMDGVKVAVEEALAAEMEELVGVVVDANRLRKSVLADILSVTSVYQAALFLEALAEFLVGFRDDKLLKEFDKCKMGIN; encoded by the coding sequence ATGTTGAAATCAGCTCTCTTCAAAAGCAAGAAAGCCGCCACTTCAAAACCCTTCAAGATTTTCTACGACGAGTGGTTCGCCACCCTCGCGGGCACACTCCTCCCCCAGCTTCGCCGTGCTCTCTCATCTGTTTCCACATCCCCAGCCCTTCTCACCGCCCAAGTCGACGCCATGCACCACCACATCCGCTCCTACTACGAAACCATGGACCTCGCCGCCGTTGAAGACGTTGCACAATGCCTTTACCCCGAGTGGCGCAACTCTCTCGAGAAACCATTCCTCTGGCTCGCCGACCTCCACCCTTACCTCTTCACGAATCTCCTTAGATCATTTCTTGACGATCAAGAATCCGAAGATGGTGACGTTCTTGATACAATTCAGGAGATTCGAGAATCTCGCGAGTTTCTTGACGAGCGGTGGCACGTAGCGGTGGCTTGGAGGAGCCCATCGAAGGCTTTGACGACAAGGGTCGATCAGATTGAATGTGGGTTAAGGCTCATGGTGCCCGCCCTTGTGGCTCGTGCGCGCCACGCACAGATGAAGCTGGTGAGGAGCGTGGGGGCGGAATGGGGGAGGATGGATGGAGTGAAGGTTGCGGTTGAAGAGGCATTGGCGGCGGAGATGGAGGAGCTTGTGGGGGTGGTTGTGGATGCCAACAGGCTGAGGAAGAGCGTTTTAGCCGATATATTGAGCGTAACAAGTGTATACCAGGCTGCTTTGTTTCTTGAAGCACTTGCTGAATTCTTGGTTGGATTTAGAGATGACAAATTGCTCAAAGAATTTGACAAGTGCAAAATGGGTATCAATTGA
- the LOC140981201 gene encoding adenine phosphoribosyltransferase 4-like, whose amino-acid sequence MSALKADDPRIPAIQSTIRVVPNFPKPGIMFQDITTLLLDPKTFKDTVDLFVERYKSKKISVVAGIEARGFIFGPPIALAIGAKFVPLRKPKKLPGKVFRQEYDLEYGSDCLEMHVGAVEPGELAIVVDDLIATGGTLCAAMNLLERAGAEVLECACVIEIPGLKGRERLNGKPVYVLVESQ is encoded by the exons ATGTCAGCTCTCAAAGCCGATGATCCACGTATTCCTGCCATTCAATCGACAATCCGCGTTGTACCCAACTTCCCGAAGCCAG GGATAATGTTTCAGGATATTACTACGCTTTTGCTCGACCCGAAGACCTTCAAAGACACTGTTGATTTGTTCGTTGAGCGCTATAAAAGCAAGAAAATTTCTGTCGTCGCTG GGATCGAGGCACGAGGATTTATATTTGGTCCTCCTATTGCATTAGCAATTGGAGCAAAGTTTGTCCCATTGAGAAAGCCAAAGAAACTGCCAG gtaAAGTTTTCAGGCAAGAGTACGACTTGGAATATGGAAGCGATTGTCTTGAGATGCATGTTGGAGCAGTGGAGCCCGGTGAGCTTGCCATAGTAGTCGATGATCTAATTGCAACAGGTGGCACACTTTGTGCAGCCATGAACTTATTAG AACGCGCTGGAGCTGAAGTGCTCGAATGTGCCTGTGTCATTGAGATACCAGGTCTCAAG GGACGGGAGCGGTTAAATGGGAAGCCGGTTTATGTTCTTGTGGAGTCGCAATAG
- the LOC140981264 gene encoding probable xyloglucan galactosyltransferase GT19: MPRPPPPQPPSSLFLVLTTIFLLLADATKSQDSDPESDCTNKWIHIRHLPPQFNLHLLANCSQYPLFDDFCPYLSNHGLGQKTHNNSHSWYRTDPFMLELIFHRRMLEYPCLTSDPNLANAVYIPYYAGIDSLKYLFGPEVNSSFNHGLDLFHYLVHVDNPSVWRKNQGHDHFLVMARPAWDFSQPLSNDPPIFGTSFLELPEFFNVTALTLESRAYPWQEKAIPYPTSFHPPNLAYLESWINRVRKSRRNTLMLFAAGGGISANPNIRRSIRLECGNSTNMNANGTGSYGKFCEFVDCSNGVCEHDPIMVMKPMLQAIFCLQPPGDTPTRRSTFDGILAGCIPVFFEDLSSKKQYGWHLAEEEYNEFSVFISKEDVVFKGLKIIDVLISIPRSEVRRMREKLVEMIPRLMYRKHGGSLGLRSKKDAFDIAVEGTLQRIKSRIEEFADQ, from the coding sequence ATGCCACGACCACCACCTCCTCAGCCCCCGTCGTCTCTCTTCCTTGTACTAACCACCATCTTCCTCCTCCTTGCCGACGCCACCAAATCCCAAGACTCCGATCCCGAATCTGACTGCACAAACAAATGGATCCACATCCGCCACCTCCCGCCTCAATTCAACCTCCACCTCCTCGCCAACTGCTCCCAATATCCTCTGTTCGACGATTTCTGCCCTTATCTCTCCAACCATGGCCTCGGACAGAAGACGCACAACAATTCCCACAGCTGGTACAGAACCGACCCTTTTATGCTTGAACTCATCTTCCACCGCCGTATGCTTGAATACCCTTGTTTGACCTCTGATCCGAATCTCGCAAACGCAGTTTACATCCCTTATTATGCTGGCATCGATAGCTTGAAATACCTTTTCGGCCCTGAAGTCAATTCCAGCTTCAACCATGGCTTGGATTTGTTTCATTATTTAGTACATGTAGACAACCCTTCGGTATGGAGAAAGAATCAGGGCCACGATCATTTCTTGGTCATGGCACGCCCGGCGTGGGATTTCAGCCAGCCATTATCTAACGATCCGCCCATTTTCGGGACCTCATTTCTTGAATTGCCTGAATTTTTCAATGTCACGGCGTTGACACTTGAATCGAGGGCTTACCCATGGCAAGAAAAAGCAATCCCATACCCGACCTCGTTTCACCCTCCAAATTTAGCTTATCTAGAGTCTTGGATCAATAGGGTGAGGAAATCTAGGAGAAACACGTTGATGTTATTCGCTGCTGGAGGTGGGATTTCCGCTAATCCCAATATCAGAAGAAGCATTAGGCTTGAATGTGGTAATAGCACTAATATGAATGCTAATGGCACTGGATCATACGGTAAGTTCTGCGAATTTGTGGACTGCTCAAATGGGGTATGTGAACATGATCCTATAATGGTGATGAAGCCAATGCTGCAGGCTATTTTCTGCCTGCAGCCTCCGGGGGATACGCCGACTAGGCGTTCGACTTTTGATGGCATTCTCGCCGGTTGCATACCGGTTTTTTTCGAGGATTTGTCCTCGAAAAAGCAGTACGGGTGGCACTTAGCAGAGGAGGAGTACAATGAATTCTCTGTGTTTATATCAAAGGAAGATGTTGTGTTTAAAGGGTTGAAAATTATTGATGTATTGATTAGTATACCAAGAAGTGAAGTAAGGAGAATGAGGGAAAAATTAGTCGAGATGATTCCCAGACTAATGTATAGAAAACACGGGGGTTCGTTGGGGTTGAGAAGTAAGAAAGATGCATTTGACATTGCAGTCGAGGGGACTTTGCAGAGGATCAAATCAAGAATTGAAGAATTTGCGGATcaatga
- the LOC140980380 gene encoding uncharacterized protein produces the protein MLIREGDFELNSLQGFDKSSQNVLAQTMVGQDNIFRNQVTELHRLYQVQKILMQEMDQTVRSQFHLRGECPNSFIFMPRHMKDVFLPDHASTCLKPEQRPDLERPVSFNTNLSGDVLYEKCGRVATGAFVQMKCEFDNIRVSPTAELELSLSINTETWKSCFAEKSREGQIICSPSQHYTIPKNSIETSDGNLVTITSPEYSTFSDYKLNLERSSCTRSKKNDGFYWNARINPLADFRTNFQDKKPTIQGVSFTPRFLLLLNRR, from the exons ATGTTGATAAGAGAAGGTGATTTTGAACTGAATTCGCTGCAAGGATTTGACAAATCATCGCAAAATGTTCTAGCTCAAACTATGGTCGGGCAGGATAACATATTTAGGAACCAG GTTACCGAGCTCCATCGGCTATATCAAGTTCAAAAGATACTCATGCAGGAAATGGACCAAACAGTCCGCAGTCAGTTTCATCTCCGCGGAGAATGCCCAAATTCTTTT ATTTTCATGCCAAGACATATGAAGGACGTTTTTTTGCCAGACCATGCCAGCACGTGCTTGAAACCCGAGCAAAGACCTGATCTGGAACGTCCTGTCAGTTTCAACACTAATCTGAGTGGAGACGTTCTATATGAGAAGTGTGGGCGTGTTGCTACTGGAGCATTTGTTCAAATGAAGTGTGAATTCGATAATATTAGAGTATCTCCCACAGCAGAACTTGAGCTCTCTCTGAGTATAAATACAGAAACTTGGAAATCATGTTTTGCCGAAAAATCTCGGGAGGGTCAGATTATTTGTTCACCTTCCCAACACTACACGATTCCAAAGAATTCTATTGAAACCTCTGATGGCAATTTAGTTACCATTACCTCGCCTGAATATTCTACTTTCTCTGATTATAAGCTCAACCTTGAACGCAGTAGCTGTACAAGGAGTAAGAAAAATGATGGTTTTTATTGGAATGCAAGAATCAATCCGCTGGCAGATTTTAGAACAAATTTTCAGGATAAGAAACCGACAATCCAAGGCGTGTCCTTTACTCCAAGATTTCTGCTGCTCCTCAATCGAAGATAG